AAGTTATGAATTCATCCAGTATTATTTGACAAAATATTGCTTATCAAAGCGGATCGAACATGTTTTTTGGCACATGTTTATTTAATAAATTCAAACGTTTCATACAAGTTGTTTATTATTGACTAGCTATTTATTGCTTAACTAACTATTACTAGACATCGGTGGCTAAGAACTACTTCATGCGTAACTGCTTGCCGTGGTCCATACCAGGCAAAGCCAAGCCCCTTGTTTTTGCCATACGGACCAATGACAAGCGTAAACAGCTCCGCTCAGTGGcgcagccagggggtggcacaacGGGACCACCCCCTCCactcctattttttttcttttactgcgGGACACGGAGTTCAAAATTACCATCTTAAGAGGAGTGCCCTCCCCTCCTAAGTAACCCCTCCCGGCTACGGCCTTGGCACCACGATTAAATATGACAGAGTGTATATCTCACCAGAATCTTTTTTCACTCGCAGACTGGCCTCGGCGCTCTTAACTGAAGCGGTCACATTTCCCGCTTCGACGAGAGCCAGGGGTTCGTCACCATGCCTCGGGTTCCTGACCGCTATGCGCAAGCTGTAACGCAAGCGAATCTTCGAGAAGAACAGGAAGCAGACGGCGTGGCTCTTTTCGCGCAAAGTGAAAAGACAGTCGCCGTCCTTCCGGATGCTCTTGTCCGAACAAGTGAAGCGGCCCCTGTACAGCTCGACCCAGCTCCACCACGCATCGTCGCGCCACTGGTCCGACGTCACTCGACGGCTGTCGTTGACGGGGGCATCGGAGCCGATGGTCTCGCACACGTGACCACTTTCGAGTGCGTTGGTCAGTTGGCTGCCCGTCCACGGCATCACCGGGAAGTCGCGGTGCGCTGCGTGAAATGGCAAAAAGCCGAAGTGAAGAGACTGCGTGGACATGCAGTATCAACATTACACGTATcaacattagggagttttagaataccactggcaagcgctgcgggcgtagcggCCACCATGCGAGTTGTAGAATAGCGTCTGCCCTGCTGCACCGCAATGCGTGAtcacagcgacaccgtagcctcgaaaccagcgcttgcgggccgcgACCGCCACACGCAATTTCGGagtttctgcgtgcggtccgcgaacgccggCTCACgtcacgacgcatgcgcagtggcagtgaccgcaccgcaagggctcgctattctaaagctccgtAATAAGATAGCGAAATCCTTTTATTCTTTTCGTGTATGCGAGGGATTAGCCACTCATGGTAAGAACTGGTAACACGGGGCAATAGTTAGCAAACACCGAACATGTATATATAGTAAAGTACAAGTGCGTAGCAAGGAACATAGGCAGTGCTGGTAGTATGCGTGCAGCGGCCGCTTCCTTTCGATCTAAAATGGGTAACGCCTTAGCAATGAATGGTTAATGTAATGATTCAGCTATACCTAGTAATGTTTATGTCTTATACTTAACTCCCAAGAAGTTAACTCCCAACACAGGAACTGCACCGGATAGCTCAGCACACCGTATCAATAACGATTAAAAAGCAAGCTACATGGAGCACACAAATTGTAGCCATATTGACTCAGTACAAATCACGATAGCTGTTTTCCTATGCTGATGTTAATCGAAACTGTGCGCAAACATTGCAGGCAAAACATAGTCGTTCGATGCAGCAGGGCGAGTTTCATGTCGCACTCACCGCTTACGGCAGCAATGACCGCCACCATCCAGACAAACGACTTCATGGTGCTTGACGTGGAAACTGTTAACGATGTTCGCCTGGCatgaggaaaataaaaagaagcaagGAAGAACTCATTTAGCGCATACATTTGATAGCAATGTGCAGCAAACGTTCCGAATGGGGAACGCAATACAAAGTCTAGAGTAATGCACGTTGGTAGAGTTGGGTAATAGATGTTCAAGACATGTTTAAAGTACGTGAGCGGGACAACACGTTAAGAACATAGAACACGCCCACACAAAGCACAATGGTGTGCGTCAAACGACGTTAAAAAACACAAtatggtcaaattttccggagcccttcactatggcgtatCTCCTAATCGCATgcatagttttgggacgtaaaacctgaCATTATTATCCGCACGCTCTCTTCAAAGAAAATAATTTGTGCGGTCACATTTATGATGTCCTTAATTGATCATCTGAAAATGCAAGGTGGAAGAATCACGACACGCCGTTTGTGGTCGGGAATATGTTACAACAGCAGTAAAGCACGCGCCCATTATGTGCATGACGGACAGACTTACCTTCACCCCTGCTTTGCTCGGTGCCTGAAGATCACTTGACAATGCCCGTAACAGAACCCTATAGCTTTTTTGCAGAGAGGGCGCAGTAAGCGCGCTTATGTAGCCGACGTCTATCAAGAATACGCACAAGAGGCAATGCATATCTTGTTGTTACCATCATTATCTTGATCATGATTAGCATTAGCTGAAAGTTAGAAATGGTTTTGCCGatatgtttttcttttcattgattCATTCCATTCTAAGTGATACAGCGATTATGAGGAAGTGACCGCCAATACGAGGTTCGGGGCGTTTATCTTAACAGGTGAAGATAACAAACGCATGGATAGTCGTCGAACGAAACTACCAAAAGTTAACAAGCATGCGCACTGGACCTATGCCGAATGATTCTCGCTCTTTGACGTATGTATTCAAGGGGTAAAACTTGGCATGTCGATAGCAGCTCCGTAAGTACGGCACCAGCGAGCGTAGGAAAGAATGTAGGTTTCAATAAATCATATTTTAGGCACGAAGCACCCTTAGAATAACGGCGCGTTAGTGGACCGCAATGTTGGCTGTCACGATTCATTATAAACTGCTATGTCCCGCTAAAATTAGGCAAACCCCATGACTCGACACCGGCCCCTATACTGTGCATATAGTGAGTTAAAAGGTAAAAATCCGTAGGTACTGCCTAAAACATCATGTTTTGCTTTTACAAGAGTGGTGTCAGAATCCCCAGTGAAATTAGCTAAGGCGCCCATGCTTCTGATCTAAAGCCAGATAAACAAGCGTGAATTTGAATGCAGTGAATTCATCTATTTGAAGCGCCACTCTTGATGGCCCTGTATTTTAAATATGACGAGGAAAACCTACACGCTGCTCCACGCATGGACATGCGAGGCCCATGGGACGGCGTTATGCTCTCCAATGGTAGAGTACGTATTATAGCAATCGGAATTGTTACCCACTGTTTCTAAACACATTACgtggacggctttcagctctcccatagtagagtaccgagtactctaaatcgttgagcactttttctaagcactttTGCTGTTATCTCTATGCGAAAATGTTAGTTTTTGGGATGCGCAATTGTGAAATTACGAATGTATCTCCGAACACTGATTTGTCCCGCATAATTTATGCTCTGTGCATAGCGGAAATAACTTGTATAAGTAATAAACTATATGCAAAGTTGTGGTGCGTTAGTAAACTGGTGGCGAGCTTAAGTAGTGAAGAGCAAGGATTTTTCTGTGGAAACCACGGGTGCACAATGCATGATTTGCCCCTCCCAAAGTTAGTGGAACCGAAAGTTGGTGGAACCGAAACACACTTCCTTTCTCACTGCGTAGTGCTTCCTTCAAACTTTTTgggagtttactcgcgtctatatTGTGCACCAAATATTGCTCTTTTTTTACTCTACGTATATATGTGGTGTATTTTTCTCTAAACAAGCCTAATGCACTTTGACTGAAACTGAAGAAAACGTACTTTTTTGCTACTTACAATATAGAGTGACGTGCTCCAacattttctgtcttttttttttgccagagtGTTGCTATATCCTAAATACTCCAAATATGCATTGCGGCTTAAATCTACATAGCCATCTATCGCCTTTATTCAAGAGTAAAATTTGTATTTGGAGCACATAGATCGAAACATGCTAATTGGCCTTGAATTagctcatcggcccacctaaatTTCTGTCTCCTTCTCTCctgcttgccttctttctcttggaatccagtctgtgatcctttatgaccagcagttatcgcgctacgtgcccgtcccatcaccatttcttcttcttcactcagactatgatgtccttaataGCCGTTTCttccctgatacactctgctctcttccggtcccttagggttacacctGTTACTTTCCTTTCCATTTCAAGATCAGTAAGTACCAAATCGCCCCATAAACTAATTGTGGTACAGAAACCCGATAGCAAAGCAAGTATAGAACGCAAATGAAACCCATTGAATGAGGCCATGTTGGTTTTTATGGTCAGGATTGTTGACACAGTTTAATAATTGTGGCTTGATTTCATTGAAACAGATGTAGAATTTGACTCAATTTTTAAAATTAGGAACGGTCGTTACTGTCGGGAATCGCCCCATTTTTATTCCAACTTTTTTAGAGGATAAAGATACATCGGCTCGTTTTACGTCTCCGTTAAAGTTAGTCCAATTTCAGCTTATCCATTTGgctttctttaaaaaaagaaaacaaaatccaAATAAACGTTATGTAAGATAGCATATGAACTTCGGCGCATATTAcgtatagcattttttttttgctttcgatgTCATTGCTCCGCGTGCAACTCGCTTCTTAATCGCAAGACGGCAATGATTGTGGTTTAAGTGATGACATCGTCATAGTTAATCAGTTTGAAGTGTCTCGTAGACTATTTCACGTATGCATATCCGTGCCGCCATTGTGTAGCACTCGACGAACAGTGCTACGGTACACGCGCACGTGCGACTACCATAACAGCAGCATCGTGAGGTTGACGAAGGCAGCGGTCGTCGTGTTCAAGTGGTCTGTTATTTTGGCTCAACTTGTGGCCGTGTAATGGAAACTCCAGCTACATCgagcaatgattgattgatagatttgtggggtttaacgtcccaaaaccaccatatgattatgagagacgccgtagtggagggctccggaaattttgaccacctggggtacccAAATCTGTACATCGAGCAATGCGCGCTGTACACGGatgcggcgaacagagcgtcatCCGTCGATGATCCGATCAACGGTGCAACGCGTCGTCTTTTATACATCGGTGATCGAACCTTTCAGTGTTATCACTGGAGCTCGAGTTATCTCGCGAATGGACTTAAATGCTCGCGTCTAGCGTGAAATGACAGCAGAATGAGGTAGAACAGTAGTAAAGATTGCGTCACGTTCTGCGCCGAGTGTATACATTGCGTGCCAAAAGAAAGTAATAAGCCCGCGTGGCAATGCGAATGAAAACAGTTTGGCTGTCCcattcgacgtttttttttttgttttaacggAATGATTCAAGTAGTGATTCAAGTAGTGATTCAAGTGTGTGTTTAAGAATTAGCATTTGTTTAACAACTGAATGTGGCGCCGCCCATATGTTTTGGCGTCATCTACAGCCAGCGCTAGAATTTATTTAGAACACACGTCTGACGTTTGCACGTAGCAAGCCGAAATTCAAAGCAATTCGTTCATACTAGCCAGTGACAACTGGGGCTGGTTGCGTGCGCGCAAGTAATATATGCACCAGTGCTCTGTTGACCGTATTTGAAAAATATCTAGCGAGCCTTACAATAATCGTTGCCaatgtagcgtcatcatcatcgtcatttttcaagccaccgcgctgcgcctctcgtgcagctcatgcgacagctcgaggcgcgagcgGTGGAGATGGAGCTCGCGCGCCTGGTGGTTTGGACGCTGCAGCCTCtgccgctccgcttcggcaaatcgcctttgataatagagaacgacacgaccacgttggctgcCGTCCCATCTTCCTCTCTTGCTACACCAACATTATCCTGATACCGGCGACATATCAGATGAATGATGTGAACGGTGCAGTCGTGTGGGGATTCGCTCGTACACTGCCACCCTACCAGCGTCATGGCAGAGCAATCACCCATCAGTCTGTCGTAGGGAATTTGTATGCTGTGTTCCTCTCTTGTGGTAAAAACTATATCTGGCAAACTGGCCTATGTCTCAATTATGTTGAATTATGTTGAAATATGTTGAATGACCAGTGTTTATTAATGGAAAAACAGACTTTAACAAACCTCTCACTACCCTACCGTGATTGCAAGTATACAGTCCGGGGTTTCAATGAGCCAATGTTTTTGCTCGGCACAAAGAACGTACGGCGTTCAAGCTTGTTGAAGCTTATTTGATTTTCAAGGCTGAGACCAGTTGTATCGCCAAGCCCTCCGCAGAGCAGAGATTGGTTATTTTAATGGGCGCACGCAGGTCCTGCCTGGTGTATAACCGCGCGCACACTTTTTCGGCCCTTGATATTTTCATAGTTTTCAATAAACTTATGTATGCTCTTGTGCAATCTGCATAGCTACTGCGGGCGTGGTACTTATGCGTTGTGTTTTGACTATTTCTCTCGGTGggacgcgggggggggggggcaggcgagcGAAATAAATTGGGGAGGGTGAGGGAGGTGCCTGTCCCTTCCCTACACTCTGCTGGTGCCGACCCTACCAGCCATCTCCTCACGAAAGCACGTACACACATGCCCCTCATTGCGTCAAAGCCTGCGATTGGTTCTGTATCAGGTGCGTAGTAGTCAACAGAGTCGACATATGCATATATAACGTGTTGGAACGTCTTTATTCGAGAGGCGATGCCCTCCCGCATTTCACGGTGAAAGCGTCGTCAGCGCCTTGTTGAAGACGTCCTTGAAAGTCATTCTCTCGAAGTAGTACCGGACCCAAGCGGCCAGCATGTCCCGCACCCTCCACTGGAACTCGGGCGACTTCGTGTTGAGCTTCTTCTTTCTCCACGTCATGGTGGAGTTGCCGAAGACCACGTCTTCGATCTCGGTCTGTGTCACCTTGACACGGCGAAGTCTGAACTTGCCAAGCACTGCaggcacaaacaaaaaaaaacagatcgaAAGTGTTGGTACGTTATATttggttttacgtgccaaaagtACGTCATTGTTATGATGGACGGCGCAGTGCAGGGCTTCGGACATTCCGACCATTTCGTCTTTGATTATGGTGTACTGACATCGCAGAGTTCACGGGCTTCATTGCCTCTAATAAAATGCGACCACTGCTGTCGAGATTGAACCCATGGTTcttcggtcagcagccgagtacagtGACCACTGCACCACCGTGGCGCCCCGGCCAAAGTGTCGAAGAGGGAGGGTGAAAGTTGTGGGGTTCAGGGTGGGCTAGAATTCTgagattgaattgaattgaatagaTCATTAATAAACGCGTGATATGGTCATACATCTGGATCTATAGCGCAATGCTACTATGGGTTCTTGTAGCGAATACATGCGTAAGTTTACAGATTTATACGTCACTTTATCAGCATTTAAGATGAGCATACACAATATGATTACGACATCTAACGCCTTTATGCGTCGATTACCAGTGTATTGAACCTGTGACAGCTCTGCAGCTGTATCCCTGAGTGACTTGGGTTCAAGCATGTTAAGCGACAGTAAACAGCTATCACATAAAGCTCTAATCAATACTAAGTGACTCTCAGTACTAAAATTTCGAAAAACCACGTGCTTTACGTGATAACTCAAGCGTTTACTCGCATATTACCAGCACTATGCTTAGTTGTACCTGCCACTGGCTGATTATCGCCTATTGCTGGCTAACTCTTGGGTAAAGCTTTGTGAAGTGTTGGACACTCCCAAGGAGTTGTTCGCTGGATGAGTTACTATAATCCATCTTGGTGTCACCTGTGCGGCAACGACGAAACAGTTATATATAGGAAGCGAAGCTTACCAGAGAGCTGTGTACGTTCGTGCTTTTAAGTGCTGAGCCTTTCTTATAGTCGCGTGATGTCCCACTTCGGCGTCGGCGGCGCCGTCCACACCCAAATTGCACATGTTCGCGTCTCGTGCGGCATGCTCGCGTCGCGTGCCGGCCCAGGAGACACCCACAAAACTGTCGCTTTAGGAGCCATTAAAGGCTAAAACACCACCGGGCATTTATCAAGTCGAgtatgcgcagtgggggtgcggACCTCTCCCGCATACTCCTCTCCCTCTCGAATGCGGGCAGTGTGTACttaaacggtggagtgtcagtTCAAAATTTAGTCAAGGGCGTCTCCTTTCCGTGCAATACAACAATGGCCCCAAGCAATTTGGTACCAAGCAATGAAGGTACACTTTAACTTTACACTCCTTGCCTTTGGTTCTGcctcattcaataaataagaagaataaaaacgaaataacaattaagcattcccaagcCGCCATACCCAGTTAAGCAACATTAACGTGATACCCTTGTAACTCTGCCATGCATTTACTAGAGTTCCCCCCGTGAGAAGATGtcggtggctttttttttttttttgtatcaccGACTTGTAGTTTTCGCAGGCTCCATCAAGATGTTCGTTGACTAATCATAGGCTAATAGTTCTTATAACAATTCCTTAAAGTAATGCACGCGTTCTACTGGAAAACTATACCTCATCTTGTTACGTGTCTTGCACACTGCGGCAATTTTCATAAGAGAAGTTCACGACCAGTGTTTGGAAAGGGTAGTTAACATTTTAGCGTACTtcgtactgtactatgggagagcatattaCCGTCCCGTTGGCCTCACACTTGGTGAAGACGGGCTTAGTAAAAgtcgttaacgatttagagtacgaggtacgcTACTATGGGAgcacataaagccgtcccgtggggaTCACTATAGACTAAACGCGGTTTAAGATAGTTTTATTCCCAGATTTATCTTATTAAAGAGAGagtgtgttaagaaaaagtggttaacaatttagagtacttggcactgtactatgggagagcacaaggccgtcccttgggcctcacacTCGATGAGCCGACGTGAATACCAGATACTTACTAGACGCCGTCATGAAGCGTTAAAACTTGCAGATTTAGGCGTCGTGCGCGAAAA
Above is a window of Rhipicephalus microplus isolate Deutch F79 chromosome 1, USDA_Rmic, whole genome shotgun sequence DNA encoding:
- the LOC119160182 gene encoding uncharacterized protein LOC119160182 — its product is MKSFVWMVAVIAAVSAHRDFPVMPWTGSQLTNALESGHVCETIGSDAPVNDSRRVTSDQWRDDAWWSWVELYRGRFTCSDKSIRKDGDCLFTLREKSHAVCFLFFSKIRLRYSLRIAVRNPRHGDEPLALVEAGNVTASVKSAEASLRVKKDSVGRFHIVALDLGHVKIKKLVFRNSTIRWNGKKTHTRDPLFRDPVRHALSDLAHSIISGPLLDRLKKAFDEAKKEP